Part of the Mauremys mutica isolate MM-2020 ecotype Southern chromosome 1, ASM2049712v1, whole genome shotgun sequence genome is shown below.
GTAGAGCTACAACATGGTCCTCTGGTCACACGTTTACCtctcattatgccatcactcagcaggccagagacgacGCTGGATTCatcagagctgtgttgcaatctacaTGTCTGAACTACCCACCTCCGTGGGTACTGCTTTGgagtcacctaatatggaatggacatgagcaagcactcgaagaaaagacagttaccttttctgtaactggtgttcttcaagatgtgttgctcatgtccattccacaacccgCCCTTCTTCCCCACCGTTGGAGTTTctggcaagaagaaactgagggtggggagagctgtCAGCGCCTCTTATACCGTGCCATGTGGATGCCACTCCACAGGGTGCCAGAGCCAGTCATCtacggatactgctgagggaaaaacttctggcactggtgcatgtgacgagcgcacacacacctaatatggaatggacatgagcaacacatctcaaagaacaccagttacggaaaaggtagcTGTCTTTTTCTCTCTACAATGTAGCAAGAACAGAGGCAGTTTGGGGAGCACAGTGCTGCTTCCACTGGCCAATTAGCAAGGCTCCATGGAGGCAAAGCCAGGAAGGAAAAAAGGGCATTGGTTGTCTTACATAACTCCTGTTCTGCAACTGTATAGCCTCTAGAGCGCCACACTGGGTCACCCCTTTTTCTCCCTCTGCTATTTTTTGGAGCCCAGTTACATTTTAGGTGTTCTGGAGGCAGAGGGAAACAAGGAAAGCATTGGTGAGGGAAGGCCACCTATACTCTCTGGGGCAGGTAGGCTTCATGTCCTAGACTAATTGTCTATAGTCTTTATGGTTCCAAAGATAGCGTTCAGAATCTGCATCAAATCTACTGGTGTCTGATCCCAAGCTATAAATGTTCTCTGGGAAGTATGAATTGCTCTCTTTCGTATCATTGTGCTAACTGAAGCCTAATGATGGGTAATTGAAATGTCAACTATTTCTATTCAGTTCACCAGAAAAATCAATCTAATGTACTTGAATGTGATGGAGCATCTAGTTTGTGTTGAGTCATAGTCtgagtttaaggctagaaggaatGACCCGATCATCTAGTCTAGTCTTCTGTATATGATGGGCAACAAACAGCACCAACACACACTAAAACCAACAACTAAAGTATTACAGCACACAGGAGACTAAACTACTATGTTGCCACTGACAGAAGATAGAAGGAACTGAGTTTACATCAAGGCCTGAggtccctgcaatggcagggaattgatgaAGTGAGaaaatcctggcaagtgacctgcgcTCCATGCTACAGGAGAAGGCAAAAACAACAAAATCcgaaggtcactgccaatctgacctggggggataTTTCTTGCCAAACCCACATATGGATCTGATCTCTATCTGTGGACATctttgatgcttcagaggagggtGACCAAacctctttttccccccccccccaggatacATTGGGGGTAAGTATCCTTTCTTGACCCCTGTGTGtgaccagctgaagccctgaagcatgagctttaaaAACAAGATATAAACTGGAAAGGATCCCCAGAGCTGccaacccctgtcccctgccaaaTCCTTAATTCTCGCACAGTCAGTCACTTCTAATCCAGAGTTCCCTTCATGCACCCCTCAGATTTCTTATTTTATGCGCATACAATTAATCTTTCCTTATAGcagtttttttctcttttttaataatGAGAATATTTACACTTCAGTTTATTGGCTTGGATACGAGTTTTCAAATGTGCTCTGGAAACTAAATCTAACCTTTTTTTTACCAGCTCATAACTTTGGCTTAATACCAATGATGAATGGAGGAAATGAGGATGATGCTGACAATATGCACATTGATAAAGAGTTTGCTGTTGTATCAGGTGGGAGTGGACAGTTTCCTGTTAACTACAACAACATTCAAATGGTTGAAGACACCAAACAGGAGAGTGGTTCTGTTGGACCAAAAGAGATTGAAATTTACACAGTTTCTGCAATGCAAACTCCCTGTCGTTGCAAGAATCAATATgcattttatttctaatttaaatataaaacatcCTTTTATTTTTTGCACACTGTTGTCCAGAGTCTTGAAAACTATTGTATAATAGTTATTACAGTAATATTTGGGTTTTTAAGTAGATATCGAAGATTAGCTGTTTCATAGAACACACTGCAAGGGTATAAGGGAGACCTTATTGATCTAATCTAAATAGAAGTTCACTATGGCTGCTTCACTTTAATTAAAGGCTTACATTTCATGTGCCTTGTTTTTAGTTACTATGTTTGCAGCTTAAAGGAAAATTCAGAGGTATTTTAAATGATTGATTGGTTTAATTGGTATCAAATAGACTTAATTGCCAATATTGTACAAGGAAAAGTATATCCTAATGGTTTTATATAGTTCTTGAAACAATGTGTGGAACCTCTTAGCTAGTTTCAGATGAGCTCAACATAAGCTAAAAATAATAGTCCAAACTTAACGATTGTGTGTTCAATATTTGTTCAAACACAGCAATATGACTGTAGAAATCATGTTGTGAACAGCTATTGCTTTTGTTTTATGTGGATAAGACTATTATGCCATGGGACTTTCATTGAGTTGCCATTTGGAACAATCTTGGAAACTACTGTTTGGATTTTGTATCAGTCTTCATGAAAACAGCCACATTGTTAGTAGTAGTGCATATTAGTACTTTAATTTTTTCAGGGGCCGCTTGATCAAGATGCTTTTTAATAACCCGAGAGTGTATATAGAGTTACGCTGTCTTAAGAAAAATTGTCTTGGGTCAGCTTGTTCATCCACTTGGTAGGTAAAGGGAGGAGTTACTATTTTAGTGTATTACTACATTTTGAAATGAATATTCATGTTGTAAGTCATACTATAATAAAATGTTTCTGCTTGATACCCCCCCATTGGTCGGATTCACCAAAAGTAGATGAAAAGCTCCAGTGATAGTTGCCAAATGTTTATATTTATTGAAAAGTAGCTGACTTTCTCTTTCATAAATATTGTGTATTGTTATGGATGCTTATTTTCAACAAATATAAAAATGCTATAATTATCACTAGAACTATTCATGATCTGCTTTTGAATATTCACTAACAGAAATGCCATTGTTAACTTCATCCACTTGGCAAAGCTAGCCTAAATTATCAATTTTAAAACAGGACTTAGCACTTTTTCCAGTTGTTAAACACATGATCAAATTTTTAATGTGTGTCTTTGTCACAATATTAGTAGGCATAatatgttgaatttttttttttaaacttgaccTCCAACAGGATTCTGTGGCTAATGTTTAGTTAATGTGATTATTTTAAGCGGTTTAGGGATAAAGCAGGAAACTTCATTTGCTGCACTTAGTGTCACAGAACTCTCAATTCATTCACTTTCTTGGCATTGTGTGTTACTATATGTGATATACCAATGTCATATTATGTATATCAGTTTATATTTACGTGGAGAACCACAACTTCTTCGGTGTAAAACAGTGGTACTCATTACCTTTCCTTCAAACAAGGACCCCATGTTTTAAAATTTGGCAATTTAGTAAGAGAATACTTAACTGTCCTGAGCTAGAAATAAAACAAATGATACTTTTCTGCACAAAGATTTATCCATTAATATGTACATAAATGTATGTGTATATGTTCAGAGAGACACAGAAAATGTAAAATGCTCAAATATCAAAATACAGAACTAAAGTTTCTAGGTTTGCTCTGcttgatgatcataatggtcccttctgaccctaaGTCTGAGTCTATTgttagacagacacacacacacacacaaaataggtAATTTTAGGGCACACACAGTAATCTATTTTTATGCTAGTACTTTGAGTACCACTGCAGAAACATACATTTGAAACTTGACTGAAATTTAGTTTTACAGAAAAGGTAATTAGTATACTAATTACTAAAATTCAAACGAGAAATTGCTTAAACCAGTCTGGTTTTTTGCATGCATCTTTTTAGTATTTCCTGTTTTCTGTTACTAATCTTATGGTCTTCTCTGCATTTTGCTGTTGTATGGCATTTTGCATGTGGATTGTACAGATGTTACAAATctatcattaagaaaaaacacatttttcctgCTAATATATTCTCAAGTAAACCACTAGTTATACTGAAATTAATTGTTCGCTATGCAACCTTAGGAAACCTTTTATATTAGATTCCCCACTGACACAAGCTTGTTCATATTGCCTGCTTCAGTGTGTACTGTTACCTGAGATCTGTCACTAAAGAGGAGGCAAGAAACTTAAATTAATCACCACTGCTAAAAACTGTAGTCCACTCAAATTTCAGTTCTTGCACAGAGATTCTTTTGTTCAGGTGGATTTTAAATTTGTGTAAAAAGGTAGCTTAACTTCAAAAAACCTTTGTCCTGTTTCTCAAAATACTATTTGGAATGTTGTCTGCTTTGTTACTCTACACTTGTCACTTAATCTTATTTTTTCTAAAATTCACAGAGTCTTAGAAAGATTAGCATAgctatatatatttacatttctAATTTAGTTAGCAGTTATGTTTTTGAAATTGAAATTAGCTTTCAAATTTACTGATCAAAGTCAGATTACATTACTTTTAAACCACCTATGTTGACATAGAATATAAAAATTAGGTTTGCACTTTTTTTTCCGTCCCCCTTTTCAAGTTTCCATACATAGGCTTTGAAAAACAAAAGTGGAGTGCAGTGGAGACATTTTTATGTATTTCCATTGATTCTCAATTTTTGGTGACAGATATATTTCTTAATGCAGATATGAATAGCAGTAGCTCCGTTTTGAATGCATTGACAAATGGATGTACCATCAATGGACATTTGGACTTCACCGCCATAACACAGTTCAATGGAATGGATGCCAGGCATGAAGAATGTTTAACATTAATACCTAATGGAATAACTCCTGAAGTAGCTTCTGCCAATAGGCACAGAATTCACACCAGTAACGGCACTGAAGAACCAGAAAAAGCCATGAATACTTCTGCCGATATGTGTGGTTCACTGCATCTGAATGGAAGCCCAAGTAGCTTTGTGTCTAACAGGCCATCATGGGTTGATGATCTTGGAGATACTTTGCACTATGGGCATTATCATGGTTTTGGGGATACCGCTGAAAGCATCCCTGAACTTAACAGTGTTGTTGAGCATTCAAATTCTGTTAAAGTTGAACAGAAATACGATAATACTGTCTTAGGCACAATGTATCTTTATCATGGCTCCTAAATCAGCATCTTGTTTGTCAAATTCATGTTGAAATTGCTAGCAAATGTTTGAGAGGGACAAAAAATCCTCACCTAGCATTAAATCTGAAGAATGCAACTATTACTATTTTTACACTTTTGTTTATATAAAAAGTAAACCTTTCATTTGACAGTCTTATACTATAGTTCTAATTTGTTGCATGTATGGGGCTTATTTAGTGATGCAAGTAGGTGGTGTTACAATGAAATGTTTATTCTTTGCATTTTACTATGGAATGTTGtggttttttacttttattttatttccaagCTAGTGAACACTatctttcccctttttaaaaaatgttttccctCTTATTAATATGATCAAACTGTATTGAATTTTGTGCAGAAAACAAGTTATGTGTTTGTGCGTGCATTACTCTTGAagtaaatgttttccttttttgtaTTCTCTGCTGAAGCTATGGTAGCAACATCAATGCCAGCTGTCACTATGCAAGGTTTGAAAAGTGTTGTTCTTCAAGGAGCTTCTCTGATTTACAAATTGTGCATTTATTGAATTGAAAGTTCATCTTTACTTTCTATGACAAATGAAATGTTAAAAATGCAAAGacaaaagtttgaaaaatgtTTCACTTTAATGTAGCATAGGAATTATTTTCTTCATTGTTAGGGCCCTTTGCATTATAGAAGTGGAAAAGCAGATTACCCATATTTGGCTGCAAGGCAGGGTTGGTTCTGATTTTTGgactttatttttcttctctatTTTAAATGTGTGCTTGATATTTTACCATAGCTCACAGCTTGGAGGCATGTTGGCACTGTTTTTGCTTTTTATGCAATTTAAAATTACTGCTACTTGTTATAGAAATCGTCAGGTCAAAATATTTGACTGATTTTGATATACTGTACATATATTTTGTTCGCTTTGTGTTTTTTACAACTGCTTTCTAATGCTGTGTATATCTAGCCAGTTAAGATTACTTTTAGGGCTATGTTCACTGAAAATACATTGTATTTAAAGCTTATTACAAAAGTAAAAGTTCATACAAGTGCTCTGtaaaaacattaaataatgtAAGATACTACTTTTTGTGATTTGATAAAAGAACGGTGGGAGAATATATTAAACAAAAGAAAGCCAGTAAGACCTTTGAACTGTATCAATTTTTTGTTGATTTAAAAGGGATGTTTAcaaattggatttaaaaaaaaataactccATATTGTATCTGAATGTATTTTATTTAGAAGTGATACATTCATTGATTATATGAACAAGTGTTTAATAATTTTAAAGTCAAATCTCACTTACCTATTTAATCCTTCTTAATCCCTGTGTGGAatcttcatttattttcattatgtggaattattaaaaaaaaaaaaaaaagtaaataggcTGGCAAGTCATGTTTGACTGAATTTCTTCACTCTTTCAAAGATACTAGTACATGTTTTCTACACTATGTGTAAAGACTATATCAGTCCTGAGCTCCAACGAAAGATCAGAAATGTTAGCTCTGTGTTTCACACTGAAATTGTGTAGTACTCAGTTTTCCCTTAAACATTTTATTAGGAAAAAGTCtgaaaaatcaatattttctaATAGAATTTACAATATTGTTTCATATATTaccattttaatataaaataccaCAAAGCAAATTAAAGTATAGTGAGTTAGATACTAGTTGAGTTACAATGACTGTATAAGCAAATGGAACAGTTGGCCAGAATAATGCAAGCACTTAACTGCTGGGGACAAATGAGATGTGTAGCAGAACCTAAATCTCACCTGAAGCATGGCGCCTCTAGCATTCTATAATTTTGGTCAAACTAACACTTCAGACttaaagcttaattaaaacatttttccaAGTGCTATTTTAGAGTTTTACATATGCTTTTGTTTATACTTATTTGGACAAATCAAACCCATTAGTAGTTACACAGGGTGATGTCTGGATTTTCCTCCTCAAGTTACAACTAATCTTGCACACATGTTGCTTGGCTACATTTTATAGTTTTAAATGAGGTTTTATATACCCACGTGAAGTATAACTCAAGACTTAAATTTCCTGCCAGACAAGCTTTTAAGGAAATATGTACAATGTTCAGCTTTCATTCACTATTACTTAAACAGGTTTCAGACACTCATTTTTCTTCAAAAGTATTTGACTGAATAACTTGAGTATCTATATCCTACCTGTGAAACATTTTCTTCAGACCCCTCATTCAAATACTTATTGCTTCCAAGACTAAATTTCCAAAACTGAAACTTGAGGTCCTTGATTGCTGCCTGTTGTAAATTCTTAAGATGTCTTCTGTACGTTTTTAATTTATGGAAGATCAATTGAAGTCCTCAATGCAAAATAAGGTTACAAGAGTGCAGTATGTGAGTTAAGAAGGAGAGTGATGAGGCAATTTTGAGTTTATATGCTGGAATTGAAAGTGAGAAATGCAGGCTATTACCATAGCCCTGTTCTCACTACTGTACAAAGGCAGAATTGGAGAAAGTTGGAGCATACTTCTGGTCTCAGAGATTGAATATTGATATGAATAGTTAGGCTATTTGGctatttttaattataaataaGCTTTGCCACTTTGAATAGAAGGATGAATTTTGCTATCTTACATGTTTGtaactccattgccttcaatggtaATTTTGTGTTAGATGGCAAAATACGGGCTGCAGCTTTGCTTAACTAAAAGCAAGTGGGataaatgtgctgcttttggCAGAAAAAATGCAGATGGATTTGAACTACATATAATCAAATGGCAAATGTTTATGCAGTTAGTTTCCTAGTGACAGTTCATGTCCTTCCACAATGTTGAGTTTAGCAAAACTTAAACTGAAAACCAAGAAATACACTGTTATAGTAAACATGCACCCAACCTTGACTCTGCCTCCATGGCATTGGCAATACCCACTGGGAATTATCTGCATGCACTGCAGCTGCATTCTCTGGGTTGTAGCTATATTGAATGGTCTATGCAATAGATGAGACTAGTTGGTAGAGGTCTGTCTGTGAGCTGAGGAGATGGGAATTAGTTTGCACATTACAGAGCTGTAATATGGTTATGAGGTGATTGGGATTTCCAATCAGTGTAAAGAAAGGGGAGCATGTGTACCCTGAAGATGGAACTAGTATGCATCAGTTTATTGCAAAATTATGTAGGTTGGTGCTGAGGTAGTGCCAGGTATGGTCTCCCTGGACTAAGGTTGGGACAGGTAGGGTCCCCGCAGCCCACAGTTAGGTGAAGGGCAGATAGGGTACCTCATCCTAAGGTCAGGGTTAGAAGTAGTGTTCCACCCTTCTGGCCTGGGCTATGGATGAGGCAGGTAGGGTCCCCCTGGTCCAGGGATAGagatggggcaggcagggaggtacCCAGAATAGGAGTGGGGTGAGACCAGAAAGTGTCTCATGAGAATGAGGGCTGGGGTTAGAATTGGGCTGGAAAAATGCCTCAGGCTTGGGATACATTGAAGGGCAGGTAAGGCCCCCCCAGCCTAGGGTTTGGGCAGGAAGGGCACCATATTTTAGGGTTAGAGGTTGGAGTAGATAAACTTTCACAAGTTATGGTTTGGGCAGGTACAGTCCCCCGAGCCTAGGATTAGGGTTGGAACAGGTAGGGcctcccaccctagggttagcaTTGGGGCAGAAAAGGTTTCTCAGATTATGGCTAGGGTAGATAGTGCtcccagggttagggttggggcAGGTAGGGACCCGAAGTCTAGGCTTAGGTCTGGAGCAAGTGGGGTCTTAGGCCTAGCATTATGGTCAGGTGTCTCAGTGTAGGCCTATCATCCCTATGTACTTCATGGATCCTGTGGAGATTATGGAAGAGGGGGAGACACATCAGGGCCCTAATTATACCCTGGGTGAtcactgcttcccaccacccaacacagatgtaatgaggttaaGTGGTGTCTGCATAAAGAAATTAAAACTACTgattattcctcaagaaaggtttttaatgacttaaCAGCTATAAATGCAACACAGacagaagaggaaaagaaaagttGAAGACCAGCATTgaataaggattaatataaatggCAAATTATACTGAAGACAAGTACAAGTGATATGTATCAGGTACTtactactatttttaatactgcagCATTGATATAACCTGAGATCAAATTATTCCGACACTACCATTTTTAATACTGTAGTGTCAGTACTACTTGAGATCAAATCAGCTCGAGCAACCCAGACTTCTTTACTCCAAAACCTTACCCTGCATTTTTCAAAGATACGTTACCTTTAGTCGACCGCTTTCTGCACTGGCCAGGCACAGATAGTCGGTGAAGCGCAAGTCCCTTCGGTTCAGGGGGTGTATGTGAGCCTGACAAAGAGTGATCTCTTTTAggtcaacacacacacaaacccacctgAGGCTCTACACATTTTATCTCATCTGCCCCCTGTGTTTTGAAGCAGGTCAACCAATCAGGTTAGGCCAAATGTTTAATGTGGTTAGTGTTGTCGCTTTGGCTGTATAATTTATGCTTGCTTATTTTCTTGTAGCCAATTGTTTTAAATATGGTTAATGTGGGTTAGACAAGCTGTGCCTGGGGGGTACAACTTATCTCACTTTATAGAGTCAGCATAATGTGTTATCTGGTTGCAGCGCATTTTTGACCACAAGTCTCTTTCCTTTTGCAAAGCTTGCTTTTTAAAGCTAATTTTACAAGGCTCGCTTTGTGAAGCTTCCGGAAGTTTTAGGCCTAACACTGACAATACTATTGTTCATTTCAAGCTTGACAATACTCTTGTTCAAATTATTCACAGATCCCTGAAGGTGACTTATCTAGTGAACCAAAAAGGACCTCCCTCTCTTTAGAGGGAAAGGACCAGAAGAAATGCATCTATCAACTGATTCtgtgggacaacaaatgaaaaaaaatgaatggaAGTAAGGGTCATAGGTTTACAATCAGTGTTTCTGAAGGGGACACCAAGCCGAGATCCTTGGACAATATCCACGGCTCCTCAAGAGTTCAGAGAGCTAATGGATGCTGCGCAGAGAAACTCTTCCCAGAGACTTGAACAGACGAGTGCACAAAATCAACCCCCACAGTCTTGGTCACAGATAAGccctccatccaaccccttcCTCCTTGATTGGATATATGGCACATTAGCTGAAAGCCAgaaggaggttgacaaggaggttCTGCAACTTGGTGGGCTCTTAGATAGGACATGCATAAATAAaaaggtgtggggaaaagtgaaGACAGAACCTCGACAAGACATTCCAGAAGAGGTAGAAAAGGAACTGCATACTGTCAAGATGCATGTGCTAGGGTCTTCCTCTCACCACAAGAAAAACAACTGTACGGGGAATCCAAAAACTGCATCAACAATAGGCCTCTGTTCATGGCTCTGTGAAGAAGCTGCCAAATTAAATTCCTGACAGGCTGTGGCACCAAGGTGGAATACAGGTTAGCCCACCAAGACCCCTTACCCTCCATAGATGGCAACAGCTCCCACCATTACATACTTGGGTGGGCTATGAGGGTGAAGAAATTAATAGCATGGAGCGTGAGCTTGTATAGATGTCCCTGTGATGTGGCTTGGAATCAGGCCAGCCAGGCCTTACTGAGTCGGCTTATATGGGAAATTCAAAGCAGCTAGGGAGAGGGGCTTGCAGGGTAGGAGCCTAACCTGAAGCTTTGAAGGGCCAGAGGAAATGGGTGGGTAGgaaacctatggcatgcgtgccgaaggcagcacacgagctgattttcagtggcattcactctgcctgggtcctggccactggtccagggatctctgcattttaatttaattttaaatgaagcttcttaaacattttaaaaagcttatttactttacatacaacaatagtttagttatatattatagacttatagagagagaccttctaaaaacgttaaaatgtattactggcacacgaaatcttaaattagagtgaataaatgaagactcggcacagcatttctgaaaggttgccgacccctactaTAGAGGCTGGGAGCATGCGTATTATCCTACCAAGTCTCTGTAATGCCAACTATGTcacagttgtgtttatttactagcattttgaattcttcctgcttattccctatacttctcacattagtataTAGACATCTAAACTACTGATTTgattcccctgcccccaattctgtcttgtctctcctttatccctgctataacagccctTGCTCCCCTCAaattctgacccttctcccaggtctccatgttttttacttacctgtgggcttttgttaCCTGCCCccttcaaacctagtttaaagccagagggtagccagtctgtatccaaatatgttcttccccttcctcgataggtggaccccatctctgcttagcagtctttcttcctggaacagcatcccatggtcaaggaagccgaagccctcctggtgacaccatccttgcagccaggcattcacctccaggatgcatctgtctctgtctgggcccctacccttgaccAGAAGGACtgaagagaacaccacctgcgctcccaactccttcacccatactcccagagccctgtagtcacttctgatttgctgagggtcatacctcgcagtatcattagtgcccacatggatgagtggCATGgagtagtagtcagagggccagaTGATTCTCAATGATCCCTCTGTAACATCTCACATATGGGCTACTGGATGCCATGTCAGGGCAACAGATGGGTGCCTCTGTCCCCCTCATAAGAGAGTCACCAACCACCATTACCCTATGTTTCCTCTGGGGAGTGGTGgcacatggcttctcctcctccacctttgaGGGTGATTCCTCACCGCTCATTGCCAGGGCAGCAGATCAATTTTCCATCAccatggtgggtgggttgggagtaggggtggagcactgcctgcacctctcacagTGGAtggcccccccagcctggctaGAAATGCAGGCTacagtctctgcaaatccacaccaggatctgggtagaggcatccatgGTTAGGTTGTCTGGATACaggtgcaggtggaggagacagcagCAGCATTGGCTCTGGCAATGCAGCCCTTCCTAACCATAGCGATTATATTATGACTCCCTCTTACAAACTCCCCTGTCTACGGTCCCCTGTTCGCTAATCTTGTTACTCttctgcctcagcaagagagagatTTGCTGCTGCTAAACTATGCGTCAGCTACCAGACATTCCAGTCTGTTAGCCAGTCCAACAAACACCTGTAAGGCAAGAAAAAGACTGGCAGAAGCCCAAGGAAATGCTCGATGTCCCTAGATCCTGAACCCCCTTAAGAGGGTTCCTCAGCAGTATTCAGCCCATCACTGGACACATATAGAAAATACCAACTCCACTGTCTCCAAGGAGACAGATTACACACCAGCGTGTTGGCCCAGCGGACAATGCACACTTCAGTTTAACAGAACAGTGCTGAGATGGGtttataataaaacaagaattagtttattaataaagaacagagataCTAAATAGAGACACTAGAAACAgaaaatggttacaaataaaacaaaagtataatCATATGTTCTAGTGTCTAAAAC
Proteins encoded:
- the ANKRD10 gene encoding ankyrin repeat domain-containing protein 10 isoform X3, which encodes MQLVRAGATVNTCTTRFAQTPAHIAAFGGHPQCLIWLVQAGANINKQDYVGETPIHKAARSGSMDSISALVAHGAQIDLRNASGLTAADLAHTQGFQECAQFLLNLQNCHLNRFFSNGTLNGGPNPVNGGTSRKRSFEDVDSAGVKKARTEAHNFGLIPMMNGGNEDDADNMHIDKEFAVVSDMNSSSSVLNALTNGCTINGHLDFTAITQFNGMDARHEECLTLIPNGITPEVASANRHRIHTSNGTEEPEKAMNTSADMCGSLHLNGSPSSFVSNRPSWVDDLGDTLHYGHYHGFGDTAESIPELNSVVEHSNSVKVEQKYDNTVLGTMYLYHGS
- the ANKRD10 gene encoding ankyrin repeat domain-containing protein 10 isoform X2, which translates into the protein MLFSLLPLMLECLMQLVRAGATVNTCTTRFAQTPAHIAAFGGHPQCLIWLVQAGANINKQDYVGETPIHKAARSGSMDSISALVAHGAQIDLRNASGLTAADLAHTQGFQECAQFLLNLQNCHLNRFFSNGTLNGGPNPVNGGTSRKRSFEDVDSAGVKKARTEAHNFGLIPMMNGGNEDDADNMHIDKEFAVVSDMNSSSSVLNALTNGCTINGHLDFTAITQFNGMDARHEECLTLIPNGITPEVASANRHRIHTSNGTEEPEKAMNTSADMCGSLHLNGSPSSFVSNRPSWVDDLGDTLHYGHYHGFGDTAESIPELNSVVEHSNSVKVEQKYDNTVLGTMYLYHGS